The genomic window AGCAGACCTCCATCGTTCCAAGGCCCAGACTTCGACTCAAAACTCATCTCCCTCCAGCTTCTACTCACTTTCATCTCGCCAACCCCTGGAGAAGCAGAGACCTCTCGTCGACCAGCTCCTAGCCACGCAATCGGAGGGTGACCTTCTCCTGGGAGCCCTGAGGCAGTATCTCTCTGGGCGTCTGTCACTGCACGGGGGTGGGGTGAGCCCAGAGGAGCACGGGGCCCCCTCGTCTCGCCTGAGGCCCTCCTACAGCGGCGGAATAGAAAATCCTGGGCTCAGAAAAGAGACATCGAACTCCAGGCTTCTGAAGATGGGGAGAACTCAAGGGTCTTCAGCCAAGGACCCGCTCACGTCCGTGGACGGTACGTGTTTTTAACAACAACTAAACTCACGAGTGTGTTTATACTGAGATGTAGAACTTAACAGTAGATCAGACAACACATGTCATTCACTTGCAAGACGATCTCATCATCCAGTGctctcagacaaacacatctTTTATCTTTAACACTGATGTTAAATTATCATCTTTCAAATACTGTCAACTGTATCTTGGATGTTGCGTTCCTATTATATGTACAATTTGAGTATTCAAAAGAAATTTGGGCTTAAAGCTTCACTACAGTCTATTTATGAGCTTTTTTATCATATCCCACGATGCTTTACAGATAACAAAATTACTCTTTATTAGATTAAAATTTTCATTTAGATCTACAGTggcatatttttatttatttggttcATAGAAAACACGATACATTCACTTATTACTGAGAAAGTAAGCGTTGTTTAACATTAATTCTTTTAAATTTCTGTCTTTGGTCTCTAACATTTCCAGAGGAAACAGTgatcaataatatttaaatgatttattaagtAAGAACCTTTTGGATTTAGAGCTTTGAATGATGATTGAAGAAGCAGCATGAGGAGAAGAGCAAATCCGAGCACAAACGGGGAACGTTTGAGTACAAGTGCTGGGTTTTAAAGAGAGCATTATGACATTTgttgtgaaatcaataagtctcgatctgaaactgaaagaccacgctccgaaataaagagaagagacaaatatatgaaacaacGTTATTCTTTATTCAAACCTTCAGTTTGTTCACACGTTTCATCAGTAGAGTCGGTTCAATGACTCTTGATCTCATGGAAACATTCACTTCATCCACACAGTCAGTTTGTTTCACCTCCAtctcacaggaggaaaagaaaagaacaaataatcaGCTCATTGATTATGATCAGGATCAATACAGGTTCTAAAACATCCCAGAAGCTTATTTCTACATTgattcagaaaacaacagcaacattagttctttcaaacacattcatgtcagtgtcattatagattctgtctttacaaagtgagactgaacatctgggatgaaggagggccagtgtttgattgacagctgatctctgtgCGGAGCAGAAACGTCACCACGACGAACTTTGagcaacaaacatggagacaaaagaagttcaagatttaaacacagaatctaaatcactgcttttaaagACTCCAGACTATTTGAGTTTACACAACTCAGCTGAGCATCCATAATTAAAAACCCAAACTCCAGCATAGAGAGGCTGAGTGAATGTggtctggactctgtggaggagagtcaTGGTGTCAGAGACGCTGTAGAAGGACAGAACACCTGCACTGTGATCCAGGTACACTCCTACTCTGGAGGACGGAGGACCTGACACTGGAGTCttgatgctgttgtgataaAAGTTATAACTTTTTTTATAGCAATATAACCTCCAAGATTTATCATTGAATCCAAATTTACATTCATGTGACCTCCCTGCTCTGTTGATATTCTTGTATGTGACTGCTACAccaactcctcctcttctctccacctccacctccacctcccagtaACAACGTCCAGTCAGACTCTCTCTACTCAGGACCTGAGACCTATCAGTGAATCTGTCTGGATGATCAGGATAAAACTGTTCTTCACTCACTAatgtcacttttctgtttccctcagatAATGAcagttgtttgtgtgctgtgtttggatccagTGTGATTTCCTGTGAATATTTGAAGAAGTCAGCTCTGGTCTTGGGCTCTGGTTGTGACAGTAAAACATCCACTTGAGACacaatctgtaaaatctttgtctctgtctcactcagaaTGTCCTGtagtcgacctctgacctgtgacacagctgctgtcacgtcCTCAAAGTTCCTCAGAGGACGGATCCTGATGCTGGATGAGTGTGTAGATTCActgagtgacagtgaggggTAGTTGAGTAGAAACTGGAtgtgatcctctgtgtgtgagagctgcttcagttcatcgtctctcctcttcagctcagtgatctcctgctccagtttctcctgaagctctttgactcgactcacttcagtttcctgctgggatctgatctgctgcttcacatcagagcttcttttctccagcagacggatcagctcagtgaagatcttctcactgtcctccactgctttatcagcagagcggttgacggcctcctcctcctgttgaagcagcttcacatgtttctctctgtcctggagtctctgctggATCGTTTGTCTCCTCGGCCcgagctctctctgcctctcagtcctttctgctgcagctgtgactgtgtcGTGGTCTTTATGttcatccacagagcagagataacagaTACACTGCTGATCAGTGCGGGAGAACATCTTCTTTACCTCATCGTGACGAGAGCAGATGTTCTCCTGGAGCTTCTCGGAGGGCTCCACCAGCTTGTGCTTCTTAAATGGAGGTGACTGAAAATGAGGCTGGaggtgtttttcacaataagaggccaaacaaaccaaacaggacTTGAGAGCTTTGAGTTTTCTCCCAGTGCAGAAATCACAGGCCACATCTTCAGGTCCAGCATAGCAGtgatcagcaggagcagcttggagtccagtcttcttcagctcctccactaaaTCAGCTAACATGGTGTTTTTCACCAGGACAGGTCTCAGTGCGAAGGTCTCTCTACACTGAGGACATCTGTAGATTCCTCTCTGATCCTCATTGTCCCAGTGGGTTTTAATACAGCtcatacagtagctgtgtccACAGCCAATAGTCACTGGATCCTTCAGTAGATCCAGACAGATCGAACAAGAGATTCTTTCTCCGTCCAGTTGATTTTCTTGCTGCGCCATTTCACCCGCTGCCAGTGACTGTAGAatagtttcacttcctgtgaacagaaacagagtctctgctcctccccctctcgTTCACTCCTGCAGTGACTCATCTCCCACAGTTCACGTCTTGTTCACTGATTCTTACACTGACACGTCTGTGAAGGGAGGAGACAAAGAAACCTCCTGACTGGGAGGAGCTGGTTGTGTTTGAGAGCAGGAAGAAGTTTTACTACATTTCTCTACCATGAGCTGTTTGGGAGTTTTTTATCTGTGTCATCACatttcaaagtgaatgtttgcacagggAGCTGTCACATTCAGCTCACAACAGCACAGGTTGGAATATTATTCACATTTCAAAGTTTCCAGAAAGTCAATACAGTTTTtaagtggaataaaaacaaacttacaaagtgcttcacacatgaaaaacacaagtacaaatacatgaaaaccCACTAATGGGagagtaaaagtataaaaactctacaggtgacagaaatgtaatcatGAACAACCTTTACAGTAATACTATCAGGGTACGATAACGCCACCCAActcacaaaccaaccaaaatACCTCAACCCAACCCATAACCTAGCAACCCAACAGACTGACAAGTCACAGAccacaaatcaaccaacaaCCCAACAACTAACCAAAAAACAATCCACAACCCAACCAACTgaccaaaccaaacaacagaCCAACAAACCACAACCCAACTTACAGCCCAACCAACAAACCCACCGACAAACCCAGAACCCAACTCATCAGCTGCAGTGAGGAAATATATGGACAAAGTAGAACTGGGTGTGTACGAAGACGGAGGTTTATCAGGCTTTTCCACATTCCAGTAAGAGAAGCAGCACTTTACAAAAAAGACTTGGTTCAACTACTTTGGGTTTGTTGACGACTTTGTTCCTTTAGTTTTagtgacatttgaaaacagagacaaactgtcATGTGAGAGAAGAGCCTCCTACAGAGGCTGGATTTGTATATTTATCTAGAGTCATTCATTCCTTGGAAAATAGTTTGAACATGTTTAAATGGAATTCTCTCTGCATCATTTCACCTCTCAGTGACAATGACCGTCTGAGTTGCTCTGTGTTAGAAGTGGAACTCTGAGCTCCTGTCGGCTCTGGCACATCACCACATGTTGGTTCATCTCCAAGTTGTGATGTGAAGGGAAGAGAGTGAGGAAATAAACGGAGAGAACAGAGCTGACTGTGTTTCAAAGtatgaagaagatggaggctTATCAAGCTGCTTCACAGTCCGGTAAGAGGAGCAGCACTTTACGATGAAGACTAGATCACAACTTTGATTCGATGTTGGTTGTATAATACATGTTGACACGTTTGGGTTGTTGATGACTTTGTTCCTTTAACTTTAGTTCCATTGAACTTGTTCTTAGTTAAAACACTGAAGGACTAGATTGGTCCTCAGCAGAGCCCCTCCTCATCTGGAACTATGCATTGTTCAAAACATCGAACCGTTGACGTGATGAAACCGccattaaaatttaaatcctGGCTCCGCCCCCTTGAACCAACAAAATGCCTGAATTTTCTAAACAGTgatcaataatatttaaatgatttattaagtAAGAACCTTTTGGATTTAGAGCTTTGAATGATGATTGAAGAAGCAGCATGAGGAGAAGAGCAAATCCGAGCACAAACGGGGAACGTTTGAGTACAAGTGCTGGGTCTTAAAGAGAGCATTATGACATTTgttgtgaaatcaataagtctcgatctgaaactgaaagaccacgctctgaaataaagagaagagacaaatatatgaaacaacGTTATTCTTTATTCAAACCTTCAGTTTGTTCACACGTTTCATCAGTAGAGTCGGTTCAATGACTCTTGATCTCATGGAAACATTCACTTCATCCACACAGTCAGTTTGTTTCACCTCCAtctcacaggaggaaaagaaaagaacaaataatcaGCTCATTGATTATGATCAGGATCAATACAGGTTCTAAAACATCCCAGAAGCTTATTTCTACATTgattcagaaaacaacagcaacattagttctttcaaacacattcatgtcagtgtcattatagattctgtctttacaaagtgagactgaacatctgggatgaaggagggccagtgtttgattgacagctgatctctgtgCGGAGCAGAAACGTCACCACGACGAACTTTGagcaacaaacatggagacaaaagaagttcaagatttaaacacagaatctaaatcactgcttttaaagACTCCAGACTATTTGAGTTTACACAACTCAGCTGAGGATCCAGAATAATGAACCAGAACTCCAGCATAGAGAGGCTGAGTGAATGTggtctggactctgtggaggagagtcaTGGTGTCAGAGACGCTGTAGAAGGACAGAACACCTGCACTGTGATCCAGGTACACTCCTACTCTGGAGGACAGAGGACCTGACACTGGAGTCTGGATGCTGTTGTGATAAAAGTTATAACTTTTTTTATAGCAATATAACCTCCAAGATTTATCATTGAATCCAAATTTACATTCATCTGACCTCCCTGCTCTGTTGATATTCTTGTATGTGACTGCTACACtaactcctcctcttctctccacctcccagtaACAACGTCCAGTCAGACTCTCTCTACTCAGGACCTGAAACCAATCAGTGAATCTGTCTGGATGATCAGAATAAAACTGTTCTTCACTCATTCttgtcacttttctgtttccctcagataataacagacatttgtttgctgtgtttggatccagTGTGATTTCCTGGGGATATTTGAAGAAGTCAGCTCTGGTCTTGGGCTCTGGTTGTGGCAGTAAAACATCCACTTGAGACacaatctgtaaaatctttgtctctgtctcactcacaaTGTCCTGtagtcgacctctgacctgtgacacagctgctgtcacgtcCTCAAAGTACCTCAGAGGACGGATCCTGATGCTGGATGAGTGTGTAGATTCActgagtgacagtgaggggTAGTTGAGTAGAAACTGGAtgtgatcctctgtgtgtgagagctgcttcagttcatcgtctctcctcttcagctcagtgatctcctgctccagtttctcctgaagctctttgactcgactcacttcagtttcctgctgggatctgatctgctgcttcacatcagagcttcttttctccagcagacggatcagctcagtgaagatcttctcactgtcctccactGCTTTATCAGCAGAGCGGTTgactgcctcctcctcctgttgaagcagcttcacatctttctctctgtcctggagtctctgctggATCGTTTGTCTCCTCGGCCcgagctctctctgcctctcagtcctttctgctgcagctgtgactgtgtcGTGGTCTTTATGTTgatccacagagcagagataacagaTACACTGCTGATCAGTGCGGCAGAACATCTTCATCACCTCATCGTGACGAGAGCAGATGTTCTCCTGGAGCTTCTCGGAGGGCTCCACCAGCTTGTGCTTCTTAAATGGAGGTGACTGAAAATGAGGCTGGaggtgtttttcacaataagaggccAAACAATCCAAACAGGACTTGAGAGCTTTGAGTTTTCTCCCAGTGCAGAAATCACAGGCCACATCTTCAGGTCCAGCATAGCAGtgatcagcaggagcagcttggagtccagtcttcttcagctcctccactaaaTCAGCTATCAGGATGTTTTTCACCAGGACAGGCCTCAGTGCGAAGGTCTCTCTACACTGAGGACAGCTGTAGATTCCTCTCTGATCCTCATTGTCCCAGTGGGTTTTAATACAGCtcatacagtagctgtgtccACAGCCAATAGTCACTGGATCCTTCAGTAGATCCAGACAGATCGAACAAGAGAATCTTTCTCCGTCCAGCTGATTTTCTTGCTGCGCCATTTCACCCGCTGCCAGTGACTGTAGAatagtttcacttcctgtgaacagaaacagagtctctgctcctccccctctcgTTCATTCCTGCAGTGACTCAGCTCCCACAGTTCACGTCTTGTTCACTGATTCTTACACTGACACGTCTGTGAAGGGAGGAGACAAAGAAATATCCTGACTGGGAGGAGCTGGTTGTGTTTGAGAGCAGGAAGAAGTTTTACTACATTTCTCTACCATGAGCTGTTTGGGAGTTTTTTATCTGTGTCATCACatttcaaagtgaatgtttgcacagggAGCTGTCACATTCAGCTCACAACAGCACAGGTTGGAATATTATTCACGTTTCAAAGTCTCCAGAGagtcaataaagtttttaagtggaataaaaacaaacttacaaagtgcttcacacatgaaaaacacaagtacaaatacatgaaaaccTACTAATGGGagagtaaaagtataaaaactctacaggtgacagaaatgtaatcatGAACAACCTTTACAGTAATACTATCAGGGTACGATAACGCCCAACTCACAAACCAACCAGAATACCTCAACCCAACCCATAACCTAGCAACCCAACAGACTGACAAGTCACAGAccacaaatcaaccaacaaCCCAACAACTAACCAAAAAACAATCCACAACCCAACCAACTgaccaaaccaaacaacagaCCAACAAACCACAACCCAACTTACAGCCCAACCAACAAACCCACCAACAAACCCAGAACCCAACTCATCAGCTGCAGTGAGGAAATATATGGACACAGTAGAACTGGGTGTGTACGAAGACGGAGGTTTATCAGGCTTTTCCACATTCCAGTAAGAGAAGCAGCACTTTACAAAAAAGACTTGGTTCAACTACTTTGGGTTTGTTGACGACTTTGTTCCTTTAGTTTTagtgacatttgaaaacagagacaaactgtcATGTGAGAGAAGAGCCTCCTACAGAGGCTGGATTTGTATATTTATCTAGAGCCATTCATTCCTTGGAAAATAGTTTGAACATGTTTAAGTGGAATTCTCTCTGCATCATTTCACCTCTCAGTGACAATGACCGTCTGAGTTGCTCTGTGTTAGAAGTGGAACTCTGAGCTCCTGTCGGCTCTGGCACATCACCACATGTTGGTTCATCTCCAAGTTGTGATGTGAAGGGAAGAGAGTGAGGAAATAAACGGAGAGAACAGAGCTGACTGTGTTTCAAAGtatgaagaagatggaggctTATCAAGCTTCTTCACAGTCCGGTAAGAGGAGCAGCACTTTACGATGAAGACTAGATCACAACTTTGATTCGATGTTGGTTGTATAATACATGTTGACACGTTTGGGTTGTTGATGACTTTGTTCCTTTAACTTTAGTTCCATTGAACTTGTTCTTAGTTAAAACACTGAAGGACTAGATTGGTCCTCAGCAGAGCCCCTCCTCATCTGGAACTATGCATTGTTCAAAACATCGAACCGTTCACGTGATGAAACCGccattaaaatttaaatcctGGCTCCGCCCCCTTGAACCAACAAAATGCCTGAATTTTCTAAACAGTgatcaataatatttaaatgatttattaagtAAGAACCTTTTGGATTTAGAGCTTTGAATGATGATTGAAGAAGCAGCATGAGGAGAAGAGCAAATCCGAGCACAAACGGGGAACGTTTGAGTACAAGTGCTGGGTCTTAAAGAGAGCATTATGACATTTgttgtgaaatcaataagtctcgatctgaaactgaaagaccacgctccgaaataaagagaagagaaaaatatatgaaacaacGTTATTCTTTATTCAAACCTTCAGTTTGTTCACACGTTTCATCAGTAGAGTCGGTTCAATGACTCTTGATCTCATGGAAACATTCACTTCATCCACACAGTCAGTTTGTTTCACCTCCAtctcacaggaggaaaagaaaagaacaaataatcaGCTCATTGATTATGATCAGGATCAATACAGGTTCTAAAACATCCCAGAAGCTTATTTCTACATTgattcagaaaacaacagcaacattagttctttcaaacacattcatgtcagtgtcattatagattctgtctttacaaagtgagactgaacatctgggatgaaggagggccagtgtttgattgacagctgatctctgtgCGGAGCAGAAACGTCACCACGACGAACTTTGagcaacaaacatggagacaaaagaagttaagatttaaacacagaatctaaatcactgcttttaatGACTCCAGACTATTTGAGTTTACACAACTCAGCTGAGGATCCAGAATAAACCAGAACTCCAGCATAGAGAGGCTGAGTGAATGTggtctggactctgtggaggagagtcaTGGTGTCAGAGACGCTGTAGAAGGACAGAACACCTGCACTGTGATCCAGGTACACTCCTACTCTGGAGGACGGAGGACCTGACACTAGAGTCTGGATGTTGTTGTGATAAAAGATATAAATGTTTCCATAACAATCTAACGACCAAGATTTATCATTGAATCCAAATAGACATTCATCTGACCTCCCTGCTCTGTTGATATTCTTGTATGTGACTGCTACAGtaactcctcctcttctcttcaccTCCCAGTAACAACGTCCAGTCAGACTCTCTCTACTCAGGACCTGAAGCCAATAAGTGAATCTGTCTGGATGATGAGAATAAAACTGTTCTTTACTCATTAatgtcacttttctgtttccctcagataataacagacgtttgtgtgctgtgtttggatccagTGTGATTTCCTGTGGATATTTGAAGAAGTCAGCTCTGGTCTTGGGCTCTGGTTGTGGCAGTAAAACATCCACTTGAGACacaatctgtaaaatctttgtctctgtctcactcagaaTGTCCTGtagtcgacctctgacctgtgacacagctgctgtcacgtcCTCAAAGTTCCTCAGAGGACGGATCCTGATGCTGGATGAGTGTGTAGATTCActgagtgacagtgaggggGGGTAGTTGAGTAGAAACTGGAtgtgatcctctgtgtgtgagagctgcttcagttcatcgtctctcctcttcagctcagtgatctcctgctccagtttctcctgaagctctttgactcgcctcacttcagtttcctgctgggatctgatctgctgcttcacatcagagcttcttttctccagcagacggatcagctcagtgaagatcttctcactgtcctccactgctttatcagcagagcggttgacggcctcctcctcctgttgaagcagcttcacatctttctctctgtcctggagtctctgctggATCGTTTGTCTCCTCGGCCcgagctctctctgcctctcagtcatttctgctgcagctgtgactgtgtcGTGGTCTTTATGttcatccacagagcagagataacagaTACACTGCTGATCAGTGCGGCAGAACATCTTCTTCACCTCATCGTGACGAGAGCAGATG from Paralichthys olivaceus isolate ysfri-2021 chromosome 16, ASM2471397v2, whole genome shotgun sequence includes these protein-coding regions:
- the LOC138405121 gene encoding tripartite motif-containing protein 16-like, coding for MAQQENQLDGERISCSICLDLLKDPVTIGCGHSYCMSCIKTHWDNEDQRGIYRCPQCRETFALRPVLVKNTMLADLVEELKKTGLQAAPADHCYAGPEDVACDFCTGRKLKALKSCLVCLASYCEKHLQPHFQSPPFKKHKLVEPSEKLQENICSRHDEVKKMFSRTDQQCICYLCSVDEHKDHDTVTAAAERTERQRELGPRRQTIQQRLQDREKHVKLLQQEEEAVNRSADKAVEDSEKIFTELIRLLEKRSSDVKQQIRSQQETEVSRVKELQEKLEQEITELKRRDDELKQLSHTEDHIQFLLNYPSLSLSESTHSSSIRIRPLRNFEDVTAAVSQVRGRLQDILSETETKILQIVSQVDVLLSQPEPKTRADFFKYSQEITLDPNTAHKQLSLSEGNRKVTLVSEEQFYPDHPDRFTDRSQVLSRESLTGRCYWEVEVEVERRGGVGVAVTYKNINRAGRSHECKFGFNDKSWRLYCYKKSYNFYHNSIKTPVSGPPSSRVGVYLDHSAGVLSFYSVSDTMTLLHRVQTTFTQPLYAGVWVFNYGCSAELCKLK
- the LOC138405125 gene encoding tripartite motif-containing protein 16-like — its product is MAQQENQLDGERFSCSICLDLLKDPVTIGCGHSYCMSCIKTHWDNEDQRGIYSCPQCRETFALRPVLVKNILIADLVEELKKTGLQAAPADHCYAGPEDVACDFCTGRKLKALKSCLDCLASYCEKHLQPHFQSPPFKKHKLVEPSEKLQENICSRHDEVMKMFCRTDQQCICYLCSVDQHKDHDTVTAAAERTERQRELGPRRQTIQQRLQDREKDVKLLQQEEEAVNRSADKAVEDSEKIFTELIRLLEKRSSDVKQQIRSQQETEVSRVKELQEKLEQEITELKRRDDELKQLSHTEDHIQFLLNYPSLSLSESTHSSSIRIRPLRYFEDVTAAVSQVRGRLQDIVSETETKILQIVSQVDVLLPQPEPKTRADFFKYPQEITLDPNTANKCLLLSEGNRKVTRMSEEQFYSDHPDRFTDWFQVLSRESLTGRCYWEVERRGGVSVAVTYKNINRAGRSDECKFGFNDKSWRLYCYKKSYNFYHNSIQTPVSGPLSSRVGVYLDHSAGVLSFYSVSDTMTLLHRVQTTFTQPLYAGVLVHYSGSSAELCKLK
- the LOC138405120 gene encoding tripartite motif-containing protein 16-like — its product is MAQQENQLDGERFSCSICLDLLKDPVTIGCGHSYCMSCIKTHWDNEDERGIYSCPQCRETFALRPVLVKSTMLADLVEELKKTGLQAAPADHCYAGPEDVACDVCTGRKLKALKSCLVCLASYCEKHLQPHFQSPPFKKHKLVEPSEKLQENICSRHDEVKKMFCRTDQQCICYLCSVDEHKDHDTVTAAAEMTERQRELGPRRQTIQQRLQDREKDVKLLQQEEEAVNRSADKAVEDSEKIFTELIRLLEKRSSDVKQQIRSQQETEVRRVKELQEKLEQEITELKRRDDELKQLSHTEDHIQFLLNYPPSLSLSESTHSSSIRIRPLRNFEDVTAAVSQVRGRLQDILSETETKILQIVSQVDVLLPQPEPKTRADFFKYPQEITLDPNTAHKRLLLSEGNRKVTLMSKEQFYSHHPDRFTYWLQVLSRESLTGRCYWEVKRRGGVTVAVTYKNINRAGRSDECLFGFNDKSWSLDCYGNIYIFYHNNIQTLVSGPPSSRVGVYLDHSAGVLSFYSVSDTMTLLHRVQTTFTQPLYAGVLVYSGSSAELCKLK